Proteins from one Rhinoraja longicauda isolate Sanriku21f chromosome 41, sRhiLon1.1, whole genome shotgun sequence genomic window:
- the fbxo46 gene encoding F-box only protein 46, producing the protein MEQNTFSRIRLWCPRPFGTYLQNRPCCITLKKAGGEAKTKENEAGCLETSLPANVPGSGGESLQAEGQVEEGRVMLDTWYVIKPGNTKEKIAFFVAHQCGGVGTNGRSNAVKVKGNWAMDGTKPKRRRKSHEPVKAVPVVSRGPSSQRGRCLCPEPLCEAELVSVAEMVARVEQRVTSTLRAQPRPPPEPSGGKVGSETRPLPSAEGEIGGEEGEFGGEEGEGEGESEGGDQSRCRGHCQDRVCPERGGVRSIQWARGSGGVASGSGDGRSGSEQQPGSIYMSCNHSAVGKITCDLYQISPSSPPPPPKHSRSLDVDMGPARPTQEPTAPLSPSSTTSSPPSDKGPPRDCRSGFHVEVVVTGGVDQCLVFGRDGEPGDKEEGVCVTVSQDSKCPSCEEPPPGQLFFLHSLAQSPLSDGGGAGEDAEKKPGPELEDNPLLLRSAEVDRDLCCLYRHVSHDFLEIRFKIQRLLEPRQYLLLLPDHVTVKILGYLPTRSLAALKCSCHHFKGVIEAYGVRAVDSRWNRDPLYRDDPCKQCKKQYERGDVSLCRWHPKPYHHDLPYGRSYWMCCRRKDRDTLGCRVGIHDNNWVLPGETTKREEAR; encoded by the exons ATGGAGCAGAACACCTTCTCTCGGATCAGACTGTGGTGCCCGCGCCCATTCGGCACCTACCTCCAGAACAGGCCCTGCTGCATCACTCTGAAGAAAGCCGGGGGCGAGGCCAAGACTAAAGAGAATGAGGCGGGATGTTTGGAGACCTCTCTGCCCGCCAACGTCCCGGGCAGTGGAGGGGAGAGCTTGCAGGCTGAGGGGcaagtggaggaggggagagtgatgCTGGACACCTGGTATGTCATCAAGCCGGGGAACACCAAGGAGAAGATCGCCTTCTTTGTGGCACACCAGTGTGGGGGCGTTGGCACCAATGGGCGCAGTAACGCGGTCAAGGTGAAGGGCAACTGGGCGATGGACGGCACCAAGCCCAAGAGGAGGAGGAAATCCCACGAGCCGGTCAAGGCGGTCCCGGTGGTGTCCAGGGGCCCCTCGTCCCAGCGGGGCCGCTGCCTCTGCCCGGAGCCACTGTGCGAGGCCGAGCTGGTGTCCGTGGCTGAGATGGTGGCCAGGGTGGAGCAGAGGGTCACCTCTACCCTGCGGGCACAGCCTCGACCGCCCCCCGAACCCAGCGGGGGAAAGGTGGGCTCCGAGACGCGGCCCCTCCCCAGCGCCGAGGGGGAGatcgggggggaggagggggagttcgggggggaggagggggagggggagggggagagtgaggggggagaccaGTCGCGTTGCCGAGGCCATTGCCAGGATCGAGTCTGCCCAGAGAGGGGGGGAGTCCGATCAATCCAGTGGGCGAGGGGGAGCGGAGG GGTGGCGAGCGGCAGTGGGGATGGGCGGTCGGGCTCCGAGCAGCAGCCGGGCAGCATCTACATGAGCTGCAACCACTCGGCTGTGGGCAAGATCACCTGTGACCTGTACCAGAtctccccctcctcgccccctcccccccccaaacacagCCGCAGCCTGGACGTGGACATGGGGCCAGCCCGGCCCACCCAGGAGCCCacggcccccctctccccctcctccaccacctcctcccctccctccgacAAGGGACCGCCCCGCGACTGCAGGAGTGGGTTCCATGTGGAGGTGGTGGTGACCGGGGGGGTGGACCAGTGCCTGGTCTTCGGGCGGGACGGGGAGCCGGGGGacaaggaggagggggtgtgcgtGACGGTCAGCCAAGACTCCAAGTGCCCCTCCTGTGAGGAGCCTCCGCCGGGACAGCTCTTCTTCCTTCACTCCTTGGCCCAGAGCCCCCTGTCTGACGGCGGGGGGGCCGGGGAAGACGCGGAGAAGAAGCCGGGGCCTGAGCTGGAGGACAACCCGCTGCTGCTGCGGTCGGCAGAGGTGGACAGGGACCTTTGCTGCCTGTACCGGCACGTCTCCCACGACTTCCTGGAGATCCGCTTCAAGATCCAGCGTCTGCTGGAGCCTCGGCAGTACCTGCTGCTCCTCCCCGACCACGTGACCGTGAAGATCCTGGGCTACCTGCCCACCCGCTCGCTGGCCGCCCTCAAGTGCTCCTGCCACCACTTCAAGGGGGTGATCGAGGCGTACGGGGTGCGCGCTGTGGACTCCCGCTGGAACAGGGACCCCCTGTACCGGGACGACCCCTGCAAGCAGTGCAAGAAACAGTACGAGAGGGGCGATGTGTCTCTGTGTCGCTGGCATCCTAAACCTTACCACCACGACCTGCCTTACGGACGTTCCTACTGGATGTGCTGCCGACGGAAAGACCGGGACACCCTTGGGTGTCGCGTTGGCATCCACGATAACAATTGGGTGCTGCCCGGAGAGACCACCAAGCGCGAGGAGGCCAGGTGA